Proteins from a genomic interval of Crassostrea angulata isolate pt1a10 chromosome 7, ASM2561291v2, whole genome shotgun sequence:
- the LOC128156287 gene encoding QRFP-like peptide receptor: protein MAENTSLLSTTVYNFSSVNISRHVTIPEPPRYIIILASVMYSLIFIAGVIANLSVVIVVGAAKRVRSRMSFLFANLSLADLLVLIVCMPSAAIDLFAKEVWYLGEFMCKCVPFVENLVSLASVLTILVITYDRYRGVCHPLSVRSFWTKLRVPTIIFIVWLLAGLASLPVIFIAIYRDSNFFDGTPIKVCRMPINSTWKIAYILGIFVVFFIVILAILSVLIFRMCKKLLWHAQFLEDRAEQDSEKTVTGRRRIVFMLIIVIVTFFLCLLPQRIVGIWIIFADHGALYALGLEGYLNLITFPRVLMYISSATNPIIYNIMSTKFKSALKDTVCHCNRVGMCCLDTVPRLRARTSSFHLSRLSLSSKSTHFQQQWSPRSRHSTGESSHNETKFMLKKEKSIESVM from the exons ATGGCCGAAAATACAAGTTTACTGTCGACCACTGTCTACAATTTCTCCTCCGTGAACATCTCGCGCCATGTCACCATTCCGGAACCCCCTCGGTATATCATCATCTTGGCCAGCGTCATGTATTCCTTGATTTTCATCGCCGGAGTCATCGCCAACCTCTCTGTCGTCATTGTCGTCGGTGCTGCAAAGCGCGTCAGGTCCCGGATGAGCTTCTTGTTTGCCAACCTGAGCCTGGCCGACCTTCTGGTCCTCATCGTCTGCATGCCTTCAGCAGCCATCGACCTCTTTGCCAAAGAAGTTTGGTACCTTGGCGAGTTTATGT GTAAATGCGTTCCATTTGTTGAGAACTTAGTGTCACTGGCTTCTGTCCTAACAATCCTGGTTATTACGTACGACCGATACCGAGGGGTCTGCCACCCCCTCTCCGTACGATCCTTCTGGACCAAGCTCAGGGTACCGACAATAATCTTCATAGTCTGGCTACTGGCGGGGCTGGCTAGTTTACCCGTCATCTTCATCGCCATTTACCGTGACTCCAACTTCTTCGACGGAACGCCCATCAAAGTCTGCAGAATGCCCATAAACAGCACCTGGAAGATCGCGTACATCTTGGGCATCTTCGTGGTATTCTTTATCGTTATTTTAGCGATCCTGAGCGTGTTGATCTTCCGTATGTGCAAGAAACTCCTGTGGCATGCCCAGTTCCTGGAAGACCGGGCGGAACAAGATTCCGAGAAAACGGTGACCGGAAGACGTAGAATCGTCTTCATGCTGATCATCGTCATCGTCACCTTTTTCCTCTGTCTGCTTCCTCAGCGAATCGTTGGCATCTGGATCATCTTTGCAGACCACGGCGCTCTTTACGCTTTGGGACTGGAGGGCTACCTTAACTTGATTACGTTTCCAAGAGTATTGATGTACATCAGCAGCGCTACTAATCCCATCATTTACAACATCATGTCGACCAAGTTCAAGTCAGCCTTAAAAGACACAGTTTGCCACTGCAACAGAGTCGGTATGTGTTGTCTAGACACGGTGCCTAGACTGAGGGCCCGGACAAGCAGCTTTCACCTGTCCAGACTGTCTCTGAGCTCCAAAAGCACTCACTTCCAGCAGCAGTGGTCGCCCCGTTCTCGTCACTCCACCGGCGAATCATCTCACAATGAAACAAAGTTTATGTTAAAGAAGGAAAAATCTATCGAAAGTGTAATGTGA